A genomic segment from Limosilactobacillus sp. encodes:
- a CDS encoding LacI family DNA-binding transcriptional regulator gives MATIYDVAKAVGCAPSTVSKYLTKNGYVSAQLGERIAKAMQELDYHYNGMAVNLSKNINDRIGVLVPLLDHPYFQELTSAISIAAAKQGKEVVLMPTNYQTAREQRFLDELEHRLVGSLIVTSHQLPYQKISQYQRFGSLVFCEDLADDDLKTVRTNRLAVFKQLFERLKKEGDRKIGFLMIRPADQSRSTREAFQAYRAVFGRQPNSDYVRYSCRTLADGRRRMHELLPVNLDAVLTEGDATAAGAFQELRRAGQQTVVIGQGNQLPSQLLGFTSIDQCFRQMGQAAVDLALHKQDQISREIKFKIIWR, from the coding sequence TTGGCCACAATTTATGATGTCGCGAAGGCGGTCGGCTGTGCCCCCTCGACCGTCTCCAAATACCTGACCAAGAATGGTTATGTGAGTGCCCAGCTCGGTGAGCGGATCGCAAAGGCAATGCAGGAGTTGGATTACCATTACAACGGCATGGCCGTCAACCTGAGCAAGAACATTAATGACCGGATTGGCGTGCTGGTGCCGCTTCTCGATCACCCGTACTTTCAGGAGTTGACCAGCGCCATCAGCATTGCCGCCGCCAAGCAGGGCAAAGAGGTTGTTCTCATGCCGACGAACTACCAGACTGCACGTGAACAGCGTTTCTTAGACGAGCTTGAGCACCGTCTGGTTGGCTCGCTGATCGTTACATCACACCAGTTGCCCTACCAGAAAATCTCACAATATCAACGATTCGGCAGTCTGGTGTTCTGCGAAGATCTTGCCGATGATGATCTGAAGACGGTTCGCACCAATCGCCTGGCCGTTTTCAAACAACTATTTGAACGCCTAAAAAAAGAGGGCGACCGTAAAATTGGCTTTTTGATGATTCGTCCAGCCGACCAGAGCCGCAGTACGCGAGAAGCCTTCCAGGCGTACCGAGCCGTTTTCGGTCGCCAACCAAATTCTGATTATGTCCGCTATTCCTGTCGAACGCTTGCCGACGGACGACGGAGGATGCATGAACTTTTGCCGGTTAACCTAGATGCCGTCCTCACTGAAGGTGATGCGACTGCGGCCGGTGCCTTTCAGGAGCTGCGCCGGGCTGGCCAGCAAACAGTGGTGATTGGCCAGGGTAACCAGCTGCCCAGCCAGCTCTTAGGGTTCACCTCAATTGATCAGTGCTTTCGTCAGATGGGCCAGGCAGCCGTTGATTTGGCGCTCCATAAGCAGGATCAGATAAGCCGAGAAATAAAGTTTAAAATTATTTGGCGTTAG
- a CDS encoding glycerol dehydrogenase gives MIKEFGSPSSYVQGKGVLFKSDPYLKGFGKKPMLLTDKDVYQIVGEKLESYLKDNGYDVTTVMFGGESSTNEIDRVTKIGQDKQVTVIYGLGGGKTSDSAKAIADNLGLPVVIMPTLASTDAPCSRLSVIYTDDGSFDHYRFYSHNPDLVLVDSQVIANAPAGLLISGIADALATNVEAQAVAQAGADTMLNEKQTLVGNAIAQKCEDTLFKYAHLAVADVKKHVVTSALEKIIEANTLMSGLGFESGGLSGAHAIHDGLTTLEETHALSHGQKVAYGTLTQLMLEGASQERYNKYFKLILSLGLPTTLEDLHLDQASDEELLKAAKAACSENDTIDRLPFAVEPDDVAQAFRAVDSYTKQYLETK, from the coding sequence ATGATTAAAGAGTTTGGTTCACCATCATCATACGTTCAGGGCAAGGGTGTCTTATTCAAGAGTGACCCATATCTGAAGGGCTTTGGTAAGAAGCCAATGCTGCTGACGGACAAGGACGTTTACCAGATCGTCGGCGAAAAGCTGGAATCCTACCTCAAAGACAACGGGTACGACGTGACGACCGTGATGTTCGGTGGGGAATCGTCAACCAACGAGATTGACCGGGTCACCAAGATTGGTCAGGACAAGCAGGTTACCGTTATCTATGGCCTCGGCGGTGGGAAGACCAGTGATTCCGCCAAGGCGATTGCCGACAACCTTGGTCTGCCAGTGGTTATCATGCCGACCCTGGCATCAACTGATGCGCCGTGTTCACGGCTGTCGGTAATTTACACCGATGACGGCAGTTTTGACCACTACCGCTTTTATAGCCACAACCCGGACCTGGTCTTGGTCGACAGCCAAGTGATCGCTAATGCGCCGGCCGGCCTGCTGATTTCCGGGATTGCCGATGCCCTGGCTACTAACGTTGAAGCCCAGGCAGTTGCCCAGGCGGGGGCCGACACGATGCTGAATGAAAAGCAGACACTGGTTGGGAACGCCATCGCCCAAAAGTGTGAGGACACCCTGTTCAAGTACGCACACCTGGCCGTTGCCGACGTGAAGAAGCACGTGGTCACCAGTGCCCTGGAAAAGATTATCGAAGCCAACACGCTGATGAGTGGCCTGGGCTTTGAAAGTGGTGGTCTGTCCGGTGCCCACGCCATTCATGATGGCCTGACCACCCTGGAAGAGACGCACGCCCTGAGCCATGGTCAAAAGGTTGCGTACGGGACTCTGACCCAGTTGATGCTTGAGGGGGCTAGCCAGGAACGTTACAACAAGTACTTCAAACTGATCCTGTCCCTGGGCCTGCCAACGACGCTGGAGGACCTGCACCTCGATCAGGCTTCCGATGAGGAATTGCTGAAGGCAGCCAAGGCAGCCTGCTCCGAAAATGACACCATTGATCGGCTGCCGTTTGCCGTTGAACCGGACGACGTCGCCCAGGCATTCCGGGCCGTTGATTCCTACACGAAGCAGTACCTGGAAACTAAATAG
- a CDS encoding TetR/AcrR family transcriptional regulator: MQQKENQRVKLTKRLLKESLLSLMENEQIEDISVCELCSTAGINRSTFYKHYGKPYDVLADMEQDMINDLSIIWKEKVSGQWTFSKGIELVSTYLKEHERFTKLLLRDTKTDLEFAGKLTGSDHVKKMYDRLLADVKDPESRRLIMTFSTTGSYQMIRQWLLDDSTKSPKEMGELAGQMVSIVIKDQRNRHSIL; the protein is encoded by the coding sequence ATGCAACAAAAGGAAAACCAACGGGTGAAATTAACCAAACGTCTTTTAAAAGAAAGCTTGCTTAGTTTAATGGAAAACGAGCAGATTGAAGATATTTCTGTTTGTGAGTTGTGTTCTACTGCAGGGATCAATCGGTCAACTTTTTATAAGCATTATGGAAAACCATACGATGTTCTGGCCGACATGGAACAGGATATGATCAATGATCTATCGATAATCTGGAAAGAAAAAGTTTCTGGTCAGTGGACATTTAGTAAGGGAATTGAACTAGTCAGCACATACTTAAAAGAACATGAACGATTTACTAAATTGTTGCTTCGTGATACGAAAACTGATTTAGAATTTGCTGGTAAGTTAACTGGTTCTGATCACGTTAAAAAAATGTATGATCGTTTGCTAGCGGACGTTAAAGACCCGGAAAGTCGGCGTTTGATCATGACTTTTTCGACGACGGGATCTTACCAAATGATCCGTCAATGGCTGTTAGATGATAGTACAAAATCACCGAAAGAAATGGGAGAATTAGCAGGGCAAATGGTTTCAATTGTTATTAAAGATCAACGAAATCGGCACTCAATTTTGTGA
- a CDS encoding oxidoreductase, producing the protein MNSHYHALFQRGKIGNVELKNRIFKPAAEDSCSDDGFVPDYLWQFYAEEAKGGAGLIICGLYIATTLEKSGLDRHPVITDDSKIPGFSKIAQAIKDNGAKACCQLGHLGSHGEPSVPGEHRCVSYGPLEVPGAEEWFTIFNVAYWHMKPPYPYKEYTIDEIHKIINDYGDAAVRAKKAGFDMVEVHGGHRHGLGCFLSPLTNWRNDEYGGSVDKRARILYEIIDNIQQKCGKDFPILVRLNGRDGGGALHYQDGIKKGQQIEDTIQIAKHLEKQGVAALNISIQDTNVPMQHISYGVAVDGASQVRKAVNIPVLTAGSVQAPEFAEKVIENGDADFVGTARQMYADPAWPKKAMRGLRDDIKPCIRCMECCNQDRHSWYGPLGCTVNPAVGKPGMEIKPAKVQRNVAVVGGGPAGMEAARVLALRGHKVTLFEKRKLGGMLYEAATPDFKQDIRKLIEYYDRQMNKLAIDCRHQEATIDDLRGYDAIVVATGSKPVNVPVPGADGDNVYSAVELLADCSVKKTGLPDIGERVTIIGGGSVGVETAIWLAQQGKKPTVIEMRDKRQMRCKSPLPKILA; encoded by the coding sequence ATGAATTCTCATTATCATGCGCTGTTCCAACGTGGAAAAATTGGAAATGTTGAACTAAAGAACCGGATTTTTAAGCCAGCAGCGGAAGACAGTTGTTCAGACGACGGTTTCGTTCCCGACTATCTTTGGCAGTTCTATGCTGAAGAAGCAAAGGGTGGTGCTGGATTGATCATCTGTGGGCTTTACATTGCTACCACACTAGAAAAGTCTGGTCTGGACCGGCACCCAGTTATTACAGACGATTCGAAAATACCAGGATTCAGTAAGATTGCCCAGGCTATCAAGGATAATGGTGCTAAGGCTTGCTGTCAGCTAGGTCACCTTGGCTCCCATGGTGAGCCGTCTGTGCCAGGGGAACACCGGTGTGTATCTTACGGACCGCTTGAAGTTCCGGGTGCAGAAGAATGGTTTACGATTTTCAATGTTGCTTATTGGCACATGAAACCACCATACCCATACAAGGAATACACAATTGATGAGATTCATAAGATTATCAATGATTATGGCGATGCGGCTGTGCGGGCAAAAAAGGCCGGTTTTGATATGGTTGAAGTTCATGGTGGGCATCGGCACGGTTTAGGATGCTTCCTGTCACCGCTGACTAATTGGCGAAATGACGAATATGGTGGCTCGGTTGATAAGCGGGCTCGTATTTTGTATGAAATCATTGACAATATTCAGCAAAAGTGTGGGAAAGATTTCCCAATTCTTGTGCGTCTTAATGGTCGTGATGGTGGTGGAGCACTACATTACCAAGATGGTATTAAGAAAGGGCAACAGATTGAAGACACTATTCAAATTGCAAAACATTTGGAGAAACAAGGTGTGGCTGCCTTAAACATCTCAATTCAGGACACCAATGTCCCAATGCAGCATATTTCTTATGGGGTTGCAGTTGACGGGGCTAGTCAGGTACGAAAAGCAGTCAACATTCCAGTTTTGACTGCTGGTTCGGTTCAAGCACCTGAATTTGCTGAAAAGGTAATTGAAAACGGTGATGCAGATTTCGTTGGAACCGCTCGTCAAATGTATGCTGACCCGGCATGGCCAAAGAAAGCGATGCGCGGATTACGGGATGACATTAAGCCATGTATTCGGTGTATGGAGTGCTGCAACCAGGACCGGCACTCTTGGTATGGACCGTTAGGCTGCACAGTTAATCCGGCTGTTGGTAAGCCGGGAATGGAAATCAAGCCTGCTAAGGTTCAACGCAATGTTGCAGTTGTTGGTGGTGGACCAGCTGGGATGGAAGCTGCCCGGGTTCTCGCTTTGCGGGGCCACAAAGTTACGCTTTTCGAAAAACGCAAACTTGGGGGCATGTTATACGAAGCCGCTACACCTGACTTTAAGCAGGACATTCGAAAATTAATTGAATATTATGACCGGCAGATGAATAAGCTGGCGATTGACTGTCGTCATCAGGAAGCAACCATTGATGACTTAAGAGGATACGATGCAATTGTTGTTGCTACGGGTTCAAAACCAGTGAACGTTCCTGTTCCTGGCGCCGATGGCGATAATGTTTACTCCGCTGTTGAGCTTCTGGCGGATTGCTCCGTAAAGAAGACCGGCCTGCCGGACATCGGTGAACGCGTAACGATTATTGGAGGTGGTTCTGTCGGTGTTGAAACGGCAATTTGGCTTGCTCAGCAAGGCAAGAAGCCAACCGTTATTGAAATGCGTGACAAGAGGCAGATGAGATGTAAATCACCCTTGCCGAAGATTTTGGCTTAA
- a CDS encoding aminotransferase class I/II-fold pyridoxal phosphate-dependent enzyme, which translates to MDSSFLSQAYQHPAPNILADVCEQAATMDNVIDLSVGDPNFTTPEPIIDAAMKAAKAGHTHYTAAMGMPELRRAVSEDYNQRFGLKYKPEQAMITVGAEHALFIALKAVLDPGDEVIVPEPCFSPYIEQVEMCGAKPVVVATKPEDGFAITAAAVAKAVTKKTKGIIINSPNNPTGMVMTSGQLKDLAQVAIENNLLIFSDEIYYDYVLPGHEFVPMAKFAPENTVTINGFSKSFAMTGWRLGYILAPQWLTDAAGMVNDGVTFSAPTPSQYAALYAIQHHDELAKPITAAFAQRLHYLETVLNQLDWLHVSPVGGSIYAFVDIRPTGLNSVDFADALLKKAGILVVPGLAFGAAGEGFERIAATQPLDVLEEAVAKMKELKWEA; encoded by the coding sequence ATGGATAGTTCATTCTTAAGCCAAGCCTATCAGCACCCGGCACCTAATATTCTGGCGGATGTCTGCGAACAGGCGGCCACAATGGATAACGTAATCGACTTATCGGTCGGCGATCCGAACTTTACGACGCCAGAACCGATCATCGATGCGGCAATGAAGGCGGCCAAGGCGGGCCATACTCACTACACCGCCGCAATGGGGATGCCAGAACTGCGACGCGCCGTCAGTGAGGATTACAACCAGCGTTTTGGCCTCAAGTATAAGCCGGAGCAGGCGATGATCACGGTGGGGGCTGAGCACGCCCTCTTCATCGCGCTGAAGGCGGTACTGGATCCTGGCGACGAGGTGATCGTGCCCGAACCCTGCTTCTCTCCCTATATCGAGCAGGTTGAGATGTGTGGTGCCAAACCCGTAGTGGTCGCTACTAAGCCGGAGGACGGCTTTGCAATCACGGCCGCGGCGGTCGCCAAGGCGGTGACAAAGAAGACGAAGGGGATCATCATCAATTCGCCAAATAACCCAACAGGGATGGTGATGACCTCGGGCCAACTGAAAGATCTTGCCCAGGTGGCAATCGAGAATAACCTGCTGATCTTTAGCGACGAGATCTATTATGATTATGTCCTGCCGGGCCACGAATTCGTGCCGATGGCCAAGTTCGCCCCCGAGAACACGGTGACGATCAACGGCTTTTCCAAGAGCTTTGCCATGACCGGCTGGCGACTGGGCTATATCTTAGCGCCGCAGTGGCTAACCGATGCGGCGGGGATGGTTAATGACGGCGTCACCTTCTCGGCACCGACCCCATCCCAGTATGCCGCACTCTATGCCATTCAGCACCACGACGAGCTGGCCAAGCCGATAACGGCGGCTTTCGCTCAGCGCCTGCACTATCTGGAAACGGTCCTCAATCAACTCGATTGGCTGCATGTCAGTCCGGTTGGTGGCAGCATCTACGCCTTTGTCGACATCCGACCGACCGGACTGAATTCGGTTGACTTTGCTGACGCCCTGCTGAAGAAAGCAGGGATCCTGGTGGTACCGGGATTGGCGTTTGGGGCTGCCGGTGAGGGCTTTGAACGAATCGCGGCCACTCAGCCGCTGGATGTGCTGGAAGAAGCGGTCGCGAAGATGAAAGAGCTGAAGTGGGAGGCATGA
- a CDS encoding D-2-hydroxyacid dehydrogenase — MKIIMYAVLDVERPFIKAWAEKHNVEIKCVTERLTPETVKWADGYDGIDFQQTHMLDDSIYPTLKAMGFKQLTARMVGLDMVNVPLAKQNGLIVTNVPAYSPRAIAEMGLTQALRLVRKLGYYDQRMDKLDFRWTGLESTEIYNLTVGIIGAGNIGGATARIYSALGANVIATDPVHHAELEAYLKYTDLETVLTQSDIVTIHTPLDDTTANMLDAAAFKKMKPTAYLINMARGGLVKTPDLIAALQNHEIAGAALDTLADEVQFFEKQAEPDEIPEDYKTLRAMPNVLISPHSAFYTNTAMKNIVEMGLDDVLAVLEGRHPQYEVLY; from the coding sequence ATGAAAATTATCATGTACGCCGTCCTGGACGTCGAGCGCCCCTTTATTAAAGCGTGGGCAGAAAAACACAACGTTGAAATTAAGTGCGTCACCGAGCGACTGACGCCGGAAACCGTCAAGTGGGCAGACGGTTACGACGGCATCGATTTTCAACAGACGCACATGCTGGACGATTCGATTTATCCAACCCTCAAGGCGATGGGCTTTAAGCAGCTGACTGCCCGAATGGTGGGCTTGGACATGGTCAACGTTCCGCTGGCCAAGCAAAATGGCCTGATCGTTACCAACGTGCCAGCCTATTCCCCGCGGGCAATTGCCGAGATGGGGCTAACCCAGGCATTGCGTTTGGTCCGTAAGCTCGGCTATTACGACCAGCGAATGGACAAGCTGGACTTCCGTTGGACCGGCCTGGAGAGCACCGAGATCTACAACTTAACCGTGGGGATCATCGGTGCCGGCAACATTGGTGGGGCGACCGCCCGAATCTACTCGGCCCTCGGTGCCAACGTGATTGCGACCGACCCGGTCCACCATGCCGAACTCGAGGCCTACTTGAAATACACCGACCTGGAGACGGTTCTGACCCAGTCGGACATCGTGACCATCCACACGCCGCTGGACGACACCACGGCCAACATGCTGGATGCGGCGGCCTTTAAGAAGATGAAACCGACCGCCTACCTGATCAACATGGCCCGGGGTGGCCTGGTCAAGACGCCGGACCTGATTGCTGCCTTGCAAAATCACGAGATTGCGGGGGCCGCACTGGATACTCTGGCCGACGAGGTCCAATTCTTTGAAAAACAAGCCGAACCGGATGAGATTCCGGAAGACTACAAGACCTTGCGGGCGATGCCGAACGTCTTGATATCCCCGCACAGCGCCTTTTACACTAACACGGCGATGAAGAATATCGTCGAAATGGGCTTGGATGACGTTCTAGCAGTGCTGGAGGGTCGTCATCCCCAATATGAAGTACTCTACTAA